In a genomic window of Streptomyces sp. SJL17-4:
- a CDS encoding alpha/beta fold hydrolase, with product MTVHPVTSPPVRLYCFPHAGATSQVYRGWQTLGEPHLRIRGVDAPGRGARRQERKAVNYHGLVRAMGEQVVADLLAERERSPGLRWATFGHSFGATMSLAVAEHVSRQTGLAPVRSVLSGAIPPALQRPGALLAAVPDEELLARTAADGGTPAAVLAEPTMSRILLRMLREDDCVRAEFAREAAGLRVDFPLTLIAAREDVHAPPERVWPWSAHSSAPVRRVEIEGGHFAAVQHPKETLAIIGDDTDPGKG from the coding sequence ATGACCGTGCACCCTGTCACGAGCCCTCCGGTGCGGCTCTACTGTTTCCCGCACGCCGGGGCGACCTCGCAGGTCTACCGCGGCTGGCAGACCCTCGGCGAGCCCCACCTGCGGATCCGGGGCGTGGACGCGCCGGGCCGCGGCGCGCGCCGCCAGGAGCGCAAGGCGGTCAACTACCACGGTCTGGTACGGGCCATGGGAGAGCAGGTGGTGGCCGATCTGCTCGCCGAGCGCGAGCGCTCCCCCGGTCTGCGCTGGGCGACGTTCGGGCACAGCTTCGGCGCCACGATGAGCCTCGCGGTGGCCGAGCACGTGTCCCGGCAGACCGGCCTGGCGCCGGTGCGATCGGTGCTCTCGGGGGCGATACCGCCGGCGCTCCAGCGACCGGGGGCGCTGCTCGCCGCCGTCCCCGACGAGGAACTCCTCGCCCGGACCGCGGCCGACGGCGGAACCCCGGCCGCGGTGCTCGCCGAGCCGACGATGAGCCGGATCCTCCTGCGGATGCTCCGCGAGGACGACTGCGTACGGGCGGAGTTCGCCCGGGAGGCGGCGGGCCTGCGGGTGGACTTCCCGCTCACCCTGATCGCCGCGCGCGAGGACGTCCACGCCCCGCCGGAGCGGGTCTGGCCGTGGTCGGCGCACAGCTCCGCCCCGGTCCGCCGGGTGGAGATCGAGGGCGGCCACTTCGCCGCGGTCCAGCACCCCAAGGAGACGCTGGCGATCATCGGCGACGACACCGACCCCGGGAAGGGCTGA